The Dermatophagoides farinae isolate YC_2012a unplaced genomic scaffold, ASM2471394v1 contig5, whole genome shotgun sequence genomic sequence ACACCCCATCGCTTGATGACACCTTGAGTACCTTTACCCTTGTTAATGGAAATGGTGTCAATATTTTCGTTAGTTTCAAAGACAGAGTTAACTGAAACGGGTTTTTCGAAAAGACCAAGAGCAAAGTCTACTTTGTCGGAAATTGAGCCACCGTTAACTTGGATTTCATTGATGTGTGCTTTCTTTACACCAACTGGAGTGAGACTTGGCTGAGTGTGCGCAATGACTCGGACGACAGAACATTTGTCTTTGATGAGCTTGATAGTTTCTTCTTTAGAAATAGCTCGCTTTTCATAGTTGGTAAAAGCCTTTTTCTTGGAAGTGTACCACTTCTTGTAGAATCTTCTTCGGAATTCATCAGAAAGGTGGTCAGCCCAAAGAGTCTTAATAGGCTTAAGCCCGCGTGGGGTTTCGATGTAGCCAACTAAACCAACAACGTACATGTCAGGAGTTTCAATGATAGTAACAGCTTCAACGACGTCTTTTTTGTGGAGGTTTGAACCTGGTCTGTTGATTTCACGAACAACGTGGGTCATGCCAGCTTTGTATCCCATGAAAGCAGTGAGGTGGCAAGGCTTACTTGCATTGTCAGCTGGAAAAGCCTTTATACGTCCGTGACCTCGTCGGCATCTTTTTTTGGGTAAGAAACCTAGGGAACCGTGTCTGGGTGATTCAAACTTTCTATGAGACATTTTTTCTAGTAAGGTAGAATATTAATTCgcaattatttttgaatatagACAGAAACGGATGAAATGTTATATTCGTCTATAGCAAATTATAAGCTTATATTTCAATTAActcttatttatttttgaatatttcgaACTATAACGTGTGTTGCAGTCCGCTTTAACAAGTTATTCAAGTAATttaaaacaataattttgactttgaaaattattgttttttattatttttcagcGTGATGGAATTTCTACAATCTCTGGTTCCTTATTTCCATGCTTTTTAATTGCTTCTCTTATCTGATCAGCTGCctgaaaaaatatatttgggTTAGCACGTACGCTTTtgctgatgataataattgaaatttcttttcgCTTCACGAAAGCATTAAAACATTCTTCAATTTCAACGGTTTTGGTGTCTAAAATAGCTTGGTAGTAGCAACGTACCTTTATCACAtataaaaaagtttttttcattattttttttttcgcctaTCCCTGTAAGTAAAAAGCCTGCTACAGTTTCAGAGTCTCCAATCAACGCAATAgtattttgattcatatttcCGTTATAATGTACTAGccgattaaaaaatttttttggtgagTAGTGTGAGttaaattgatcaaacaaCACTTGAGGaaatatcaaaatattaaatagattaaaaaataaatttacagTCACAATTAGCATTactgtggaaaaaaagattggaACGTTAGTTCTGATGTTAAGAAAGGGTCATAATACATTATGATATTTTCATGCATTGACCAAACAACATTTCCTTCACTTGATGGAACAGTTGCTGGCCAAGATTTGTGTTTAAGTTTGCACATGAGTGCATTTTCCGcattattgatatttttttttgccgatAAGTCATCCAtaacttttttcttgataaGATTGCTTTTATATGTTATACACCAATGGTCGTGATGTGGTTTTACTGACGgctttgaaaaaattttaaaaaccTGCAACGGGTCAAACAGCTCTTCTTCGATCTTGACCCAGGCTTGTTCGCATGCGTAAATCCATAAGTTATGAACAAACTTTGTGTTTTCGCTGCAAATGGATCTCGCCCGTTCTGTTGACATAGAAGGTCGGACGACAATTACGTGGGTTACTTCATCGCTAAGCGTGTCAACAACTTTGGCACCCATTCCAGTTAATTTTTGCGTGTTAATCCATACATTGTCAAGCATTCCGTACTGACTGACTTGGTCTGAGCGATGATACCCCGACAGAAAGACTACGCAGTCAGACAAAATAGTTTGGTAGATGTTTTTTAGGATTTTGGGAAGTGAACAAGCGATATTGGcggatgaatatttttgataACGAGCGTGTGCTTCTTCTAACAAATTCGCAAGAAAATAGAGTTGTCGATCATAATCTAAAACGTTAGTGATGTTATGATAGCTtaaatcattgtttttgctgGTGTTATTGGAGGTGTTGGGAAAGAAGCTGTTGGCAGCCGCAGTAGGAAATTTGGCTTTTTGGTTGAGCGCGATTGATTCACGCAACACATCtagataatcataataattagaTTTGATTATGTTTGGATACAATGAGGACGACCAAACATCTGTGCGATCATCCACTATTAACAATTTATCTTGcacatcaatatttttgaacAACTTTTTTATATCTTTTTTATCGTCTAAGGCATTATCTGGGTTTCTGGCTGCCACtctaaaaaaatgaaatatcaCATTTAAGTGTTACTTTGACTTACCGatttttgaatattgttCGATCTGAGTCTAAGAGACTTAGCACAATATCAGAGTATTCTGGTGTAGCGTTAGTAGACACAGACAGCCTGAAATACTTATTTGCTACTCGTAAGAACTGGTGAACCCCAGGCCGTAATTTGATGTAGTATAAACTGTCTGGTAATCTAGCAAtcttaaatttgaaatattcgTCGTACTTAAATAAACTCGAAAACGAAGGAAATTCGATGTTCAAGTTATAGATCCTTGACTGATTGATCGTATGAATCAGGGTGTTATCCAGGTCTAACACCAACTCAAGCTTAGAATTCACGTGAGTTACGGGCAGCCTGGGAATAAGCGCTGGGATAATCACTTCTGACTTTTTCTGCTGTTCATATTTCCTCgcttccaaagaaaaaaaagaataaggAGAATAAACGTTGCTGCTAGAATTGTTCCACACATCTATATCGGAAAAGGAGCATGTATCTTCACCTAACACTTCACTGAAAACTTTGCGAAAATTATTTGCAGTAATTTTGCCTGAAGTGTCGATGATTGCATGGTCATAGAATATcattaaagaaaaaagtttttcgcTTTATTGTAAAAAACCGACTGCAAGGCCTACTAACTAAGGCACTTatagatgaaaaatattttatagCTCCTCAATTGTAAAAATGAAGCATAAAAATATTAAGACAATTAAAACTAAATGCAACCcttatttaatttaaaagtaaagcaaaaaaaaatcaacgataTCTCGGTTGAATCttgacaaaaaaacagaaccCCTATCTGCCCCAAATGTAAACTCAGGCTCAAATTTTGAAAACCAGTTTGAATTTAACTCAAAATCCGAATCTGATGATAACAATCAGACAATTACACCGTTATGCAGCATTAAACAAGTTTCAGTTAGCTCTCAAGCTGAAAGCGAACTTCaagacaaaattcaatttataaataaaattattagcAGAGAGCCGCTGAAAATCAGCAGACCGAACCTAACTCAAAAAACCGATCAGGGCGTCTAAGTATATAGacactttaaaaaaaaaaaatctgttgcgaaaaaaaattcaagaacaTATCAGTGAGTCGATTCAAACGTCAAAAATCACTAAAGACGATGgtgtcaaaattttttgaaaccgactcatataaaaaaagtaaaatagagcgaataaaacatttaaaaGAAGCTGCGGAAAACtgcaaataaataatttgtaATCTTGTTTTAAGATTATTAAAGTTTTCATAAATTGCTTTTacataattttcaaatcagcaattcaaattgttctaaatttttgttatttaatGTAACTGTTCAAATAACATATAATTCCTTATACTATTTATTTagttatcattattctgaCTTCTACCATTATAATACAGCTTTTTTACACATATGTCGAAAAAGAAACCCACAAGACAAGAAattaatataaatgaaattgtcgAAAATGCGTACTCGGTCCTGTACGAGTACGGAATTACGAAAGAATATTTATACACAATTGTTTCAGACTGCAAGAATGATGTTTCATTGGTAACCGAACGCATGAATGAAATGCTATTAGATACTATTGAAAATGCACAAGACTGGAAAGTGGTGTCTAGTTCAAAAAGCCATAAAAAAAGTTCTAATTTAAATACGGAAAACGATACCAAGCTTTCAGATAAATCAACTATTaatttaaaacaacaaaacgttACGATCTAGAAAACCGCGTACGCTTAAAAACAGCAAGTCTCCTAtttacacaaacaaaacaacagatACATCGTTCGGATTCGACGATAAACGTATCgtacaaatataaaaaagatAAACGCCAAAAGAAAACGCTCCTGgcaaaaagagaaaaatgttACAGTACAGCAAAGGAACATCACCATTAAATAATCCGTCTTCTTCACTCGATTTCAATCAAACTGTGGAGAATAATGACGTTGAAATGGAGAATAGTGCTGCTGCTAAATTTTAATGAAGAGAATCTCGACGACGCTAAACCAAAGCAAAACCACTTGTCGAGCGCTAGTACAACTTGTGTAAACTACGCGCAAGCTGCATCCAATGCGAATAAAATCGCTCAATCTATTAAAAAGAATAATTCGACATCTGTTTAAATCAACAGACAACCAAATGCAAAAGGAAAAAACCGATAAATCTGACAGTAAGTCATGGGCTGAAAGGATAAAAAACTCAAATACAACAGTTGCAAAAACAGTTTCAAGCAATGAAGAAAGCAACACAATCAACACTAAGGAAAACTCTTTTTTAAAGGCAGAAAATTTCTCCGCCAACTACAGAGAATCAAGcaacaaaacattcaataTAACATGTAGCGAATctgaatcaataaaaaaatctgatgagTCGGAAAAAAACTCCGGTCCCACCGAAATTCGTGATAGTAAACCATTTGCAACGTCTACATCCCCAACACAGAGCAAATAGACAACGAGTCGCTTGAGTTCATGCAACACTCAATCGCAAAgttaaaaacaaaagaacaaACAATACCAGTCactcaaaacaaaaaaaaaaagccacTAACATACAGTATGTCGCAAACGAACAACGAGCTAACAACCTAAGTCCGTACGATCTTCCGACTTTAGGCCGCTCAAAAAGAATGCAGCGCGTTTCGACAAACAATAGTGCCAGCTTCTACGAAGTACCTAACCTAGGCTGTGTAGAAAGACCTATACCACATGTCCACAACCCGCACTACTTCAATCGGATGGCTCACGCAAGCGCTGCACAAATGTATACCAGCCcgagaaacaacaacattaaagACAACTATTATTCTAGGTATAATCCTATAGATAGTTCGTTTGCCGTTGACAACTACGAACAATTTATCATGGAAGGTCAAAAGCTTCAGCGCAATAACCAGCCCGTAGATTCAGCAAATGTT encodes the following:
- the LOC142598045 gene encoding uncharacterized protein LOC142598045, which codes for MSHRKFESPRHGSLGFLPKKRCRRGHGRIKAFPADNASKPCHLTAFMGYKAGMTHVVREINRPGSNLHKKDVVEAVTIIETPDMYVVGLVGYIETPRGLKPIKTLWADHLSDEFRRRFYKKWYTSKKKAFTNYEKRAISKEETIKLIKDKCSVVRVIAHTQPSLTPVGVKKAHINEIQVNGGSISDKVDFALGLFEKPVSVNSVFETNENIDTISINKGKGTQGVIKRWGVTRLPRKTHRGLRKVACIGAWHPARVQFQVARRGQMGYHHRTEMNKKIYRIGNGDDASNATTSCDITEKSITPMGGFPHYGIVKNNFLMIKGTVAGPRKRVITLRKPIIVNTNRKALEEVELKFIDTASKIGHGRFQTSEEKRIFYGPSSKRQKVNA